Proteins from a genomic interval of Zingiber officinale cultivar Zhangliang chromosome 1B, Zo_v1.1, whole genome shotgun sequence:
- the LOC121987997 gene encoding MYB-like transcription factor 4: MGRHSCCHKQKLRKGLWSPEEDEKLVRHIANYGHGCWSSIPKQAGLQRCGKSCRLRWINYLRPDLKRGSFSEQEEALIVEMHAALGNRWSQIASRLPGRTDNEIKNFWNSCVKKKLRQRGIDSGTHRPLAQGEPAAELRPASDTSSSPLEASFLDQFIADQMNWQQQQPPPPPPPPFCCNSLWLNQINPDQQLSAGIQHSADAVHSSNSSDQSSSSFFENGLLLPLPQLPPPPPPQPQQLEAEELKYWFECLETSFLGSPPLHSDIKLETKPTFSDLLDHPCHHGQKQQQEQQSFDIYSKLLQHNRSD, encoded by the exons ATGGGCAGGCACTCCTGCTGCCACAAGCAGAAGCTGCGCAAGGGCCTCTGGTCGCCGGAGGAGGACGAAAAGCTCGTCAGGCACATCGCCAACTACGGCCATGGCTGCTGGAGCTCCATCCCCAAACAAGCAG GTCTCCAGCGGTGCGGGAAGAGCTGCCGGCTCCGGTGGATCAACTACCTGAGGCCCGACCTCAAGCGCGGCTCCTTCTCGGAGCAGGAGGAGGCGCTCATCGTCGAGATGCACGCGGCGCTGGGCAACAG GTGGTCGCAGATCGCGTCGCGGCTGCCGGGGCGGacggacaacgagatcaagaACTTCTGGAACTCCTGCGTCAAGAAGAAGCTGAGGCAGCGGGGCATCGACTCCGGCACCCACCGGCCGCTCGCGCAGGGCGAGCCCGCCGCCGAGCTCAGACCGGCCTCGGACACCTCTTCGTCGCCGTTGGAAGCCAGCTTCTTGGACCAATTCATCGCCGACCAAATGAATTGGCAGCAGCAGCAACcgccgcctccgccgccgccgccatttTGCTGCAATTCTCTCTGGCTCAACCAAATCAATCCCGATCAGCAGCTTTCCGCCGGAATTCAGCACAGTGCCGACGCAGTTCACTCCAGCAACAGCAGCGATCAGAGCAGCAGCTCCTTCTTCGAGAATGGACTCCTCCTCCCTTTGCCTCAATTACCTCCGCCACCGCCGCCGCAGCCGCAGCAGCTCGAGGCAGAGGAACTCAAGTACTGGTTCGAGTGCCTCGAGACCTCCTTCCTCGGCAGTCCACCCCTGCATTCCGACATCAAGCTCGAAACCAAGCCCACCTTCAGCGATCTTCTCGATCATCCTTGCCACCATGGCCAGAAGCAGCAGCAAGAGCAGCAGTCCTTTGACATTTACAGTAAGCTTCTGCAGCACAACAGATCAGATTGA